A portion of the Mytilus galloprovincialis chromosome 12, xbMytGall1.hap1.1, whole genome shotgun sequence genome contains these proteins:
- the LOC143055301 gene encoding uncharacterized protein LOC143055301 has translation MFIINDVDIIQGLRNIKHPVQRTTLVMETDTDHPGFCRLQLIGGGDARNVFLTYKYFESTSKGIYLSVNKFVNNLHKMIRHLKLSQHGPCLSDQGENLDIAVCLRSEYLPYNAIPWSSRYRQQWPPNSVIDKIEKYGCLLVPIGPRTMKDCNVLWRLSFSVAEKQLVHSFNFTQLLCYCLLKLILKRVINTNKHTEGLLCSYFLKTALFWVSEEVDIDTFQLSKLFVCFYKCQDKLKLWIKQCFCPNYFIPEHNMFLGKVTSNNNTVLLNVLDAITCDGIDGLTKYVFPNGYGSCQLLRKDSEFSSIHLDFLFYRIGSVGMMVDISACLKALMFIESLIQSKYSTFIIDACKHYHAKISQQAAQLYPTPTITTKPVETYNIHKRYHRHLKDGIKTDDVSGWLLYASFYYVTGHYYVTLKLTDYVLSRCASAVLTTGCMDYSEKVINNYRNHVYSTMTLNEKMRIATVSKVNYLKQSSLIPMELQLLVENPSVDLAPTFMSHCLRFLCYHHIGDIANRQQALRDLGISIDETNFISTGYLSNSLTILGVCYEISGHKDAAYQCYDDALQCDEFVSPLAKARKSKLLEI, from the coding sequence ATGTTCATCATCAACGACGTAGACATAATACAGGGTTTAAGGAATATCAAACACCCAGTACAACGTACAACACTGGTTATGGAGACAGATACTGATCATCCAGGATTTTGTAGACTCCAATTGATAGGAGGCGGAGAtgcaagaaatgtttttttaacatataaataCTTTGAAAGCACTAGCAAAGGAATATATTTATCAGTGAACAAATTTGTAAATAATCTTCATAAGATGATTCGTCATCTGAAGTTATCACAGCACGGTCCGTGTTTATCAGATCAAGGTGAGAACTTGGATATTGCAGTTTGCCTTAGAAGTGAATATTTACCTTACAATGCAATACCATGGTCATCGCGTTATCGACAACAATGGCCACCTAATTCCGTAATTGACAAGATTGAGAAATACGGATGCTTGTTAGTACCTATTGGACCAAGGACTATGAAAGATTGTAATGTATTATGGAGATTATCTTTCTCTGTAGCAGAAAAACAACTTGTACATTCGTTTAATTTTACTCAACTGTTATGTTACTGTCTCCTCAAATTAATTCTAAAGCGTGTCATTAACACAAACAAACATACCGAAGGTTTATTATGTTCTTACTTTCTGAAGACTGCTTTATTCTGGGTCTCCGAGGAGGTAGATATTGACACGtttcaattatcaaaattatttgtttgtttttataaatgcCAAGATAAACTTAAACTATGGATAAAACAGTGTTTCTGCCCGAACTATTTTATACCTGAGCACAACATGTTCTTAGGAAAAGTCACTTCAAATAATAATACAGTACTGCTAAATGTATTGGATGCCATAACATGCGATGGAATTGACGGattaacaaaatatgtatttCCGAACGGTTATGGAAGTTGTCAATTACTAAGAAAGGATAGTGAATTTTCGTCCATTCATCTAGACTTTCTATTTTATAGAATAGGTTCTGTGGGTATGATGGTAGACATATCAGCATGTTTAAAGGCACTAATGTTTATTGAATCTTTAATACAGTCCAAATATTCTACATTCATTATTGATGCATGTAAACATTATCATGCTAAAATTAGTCAACAGGCAGCACAATTATATCCAACaccaacaataacaacaaaaccTGTTGAAACTTACAATATACACAAACGTTATCATAGACATTTAAAAGACGGTATCAAGACAGATGATGTATCTGGTTGGCTGTTATACGCGTCGTTTTATTATGTAACAGGACATTACTATGTTACACTCAAACTTACAGATTATGTTCTTTCAAGATGTGCATCTGCTGTGTTGACTACTGGCTGTATGGACTACAgtgaaaaagttataaataacTACAGAAATCATGTATATTCTACAATGACACTGAATGAAAAGATGAGAATAGCAACTGTAAGTAAAgttaattatttaaaacaatcaTCATTAATACCAATGGAACTACAGCTTTTGGTGGAAAACCCAAGCGTAGATTTAGCGCCTACTTTTATGTCTCACTGTCTTAGATTTCTGTGCTATCATCATATTGGTGACATTGCTAACAGACAACAAGCTTTACGTGATTTGGGCATTTCTATTGACGaaactaattttatttcaacAGGTTATTTATCGAATTCATTAACAATTCTTGGAGTATGCTATGAAATATCTGGCCATAAGGATGCAGCTTATCAGTGTTATGATGACGCTTTGCAATGCGATGAGTTTGTAAGTCCTTTAGCAAAAGCAAGGAAATCAAAACTTTTAGAGATATGA